The Heliomicrobium undosum region TTTGCCGAACTGGGCGGGCGGCATATCACCGTCGGCTCTGACGCCCATACCCCACGCGACATCGGGCGCAATCTGAAGGCGGCGATGGCACTGGCCGAACGCTGCGGGCTGCAGCCCGTGTGGCATAAGGAGCGGACAGCCCAACCGGTCGCACTGTAAGACAAGGGGGGAGAAGCATGGCGTTGCACCGGACCTATTACCGGACTGCCATCGGCTTGATCGAGATCCGGGGGACGGAGCGGGGGATCGAGGGCGTTTCCTTTGTGGAGGCCGATGAAGGCCCCCAAGAAACCGACCTCGAAGAAAAGGACCTCGAAGAAAAGCGTCCCAAAGGCGACGGCGCCGGAGGTGAGGGCCAGCGTGACGGCGAAAAGGCGCTGCCTGCATGCCTGCAGGCCTGTGTCCAACAGTTGGACGAGTATTTTCAAGGCGCCCGTCAGAGCTTCTCCCTGGCGCTGGCGCTTCAAGGGACAGCTTTCCAACGGCGCGTGTGGGAGGCTTTGGCCGCGATCCCCTTTGGGGAGACCCGTTCCTACCGGGAGATCGCCGAAGCCATCGGCAATCCCAAAGCCGTGCGGGCCGTCGGCGGCGCCAACCACAACAACCCCGTCGGCATCATCGTCCCTTGCCACCGCGTCATCGGCAGCGACGGAAGCCTGACCGGATACGGCGGCGGCCTGTGGCGAAAAGAGTGGCTGCTCAACCACGAAAAAGCCGGGCGGTAAGAGCCGCCGGGTTGCTCAGGCCGAAAAGCAGGCTCCGTTAGCTACCCTTAACATGGGCTACCGTCAAATCGATGTCCCCAATCTCGGAACCCTGGCGTCAGGGTTCTTTTTTGTTTGTTCAGGCAGATCCGGCGGCCAAATATTTTTCTGGTTGAAGAAATTTTTTACAGGAAAATGATTAGAACAAGAGAATATTTATGCAAAAGTAAGCTGCCCCTTTTTTCATTTTCAGAGATCCGGCAGATCGTAACGGCGTCTTAGGGGTGACCGTCATTGCGCTGGCTTCGGAATACGAAAATCGCAAATAAGCTGCTGGCATTTTTCTTGTTCATGGCCCTGCTGCTGGCTGCGGTCGGCTTCGCCGGTTACTGGGGAAACCGAGAGATCACAGACATCATGTATGGGATCACCCAGAACCAGATTGTTCCCATGCAGCAATTGAACCGTTGCCGGATCCTGTTGAAAGAACAACAGACCGTCAGCATTCAACTGTTGTTGGCGTCACCCAACAAGGCAGAACACAACAGTCTTAGCGCCCGTCAAGCGGAACAATTCAAGGCC contains the following coding sequences:
- a CDS encoding methylated-DNA--[protein]-cysteine S-methyltransferase, with amino-acid sequence MALHRTYYRTAIGLIEIRGTERGIEGVSFVEADEGPQETDLEEKDLEEKRPKGDGAGGEGQRDGEKALPACLQACVQQLDEYFQGARQSFSLALALQGTAFQRRVWEALAAIPFGETRSYREIAEAIGNPKAVRAVGGANHNNPVGIIVPCHRVIGSDGSLTGYGGGLWRKEWLLNHEKAGR